The DNA segment GGTACACAAGTCACCGTGGACGTGGCCGACTTCGAGCAGGTCGCCGCCGCCGCCGCACAGCCGTCCGGATCGGTGTCCGTCGTCTCCAAGGGCGCCGACCCCAGCGGCAACGGCGACTCCACGGGGGCCTTCCGGGACGCCATCGCCGCCGCCCAGGGCGGAACGGTGTGGATCCCGCCGGGCGACTACAAGCTCACCTCCTCCCTCAACGGGGTACAGAACGTGACCCTTCAGGGGGCCGGCGGCTGGTACTCGGTCGTGCACACCTCCCGCTTCATCGACCAGTCCAGCTCCGCTGGGAACGTCCACATCAAGGACTTCGCGGTGATCGGCGAGGTCACCGAACGCGTCGACTCCAGCCCGGACAACTTCGTCAACGGCTCCCTCGGGCCGGGCTCGTCCGTCTCCGGCATGTGGATCCAGCATCTGAAGTGCGGCCTGTGGCTGACGGGCACCAACGACAACCTGGTCGTGGAGAACAACCGGATCCTCGACACCACCGCCGACGGCATCAACCTCAACGGCACCGCCAAGGGGGTCCGGGTCAGCGACAACTTCCTGCGCAACCAGGGCGACGACTCCCTCGCCATGTGGTCGCTGTACGGCCCGGACACCGGTTCCAGCTTCGAGAACAACACCATCTCCCAGCCCAACCTGGCCAACGGCATCGCCATCTACGGCGGTACCGACATCACGGTGCGCGGCAATCTGGTCTCCGACACCAACGCCCTGGGCAGCGGTATCGCCATCTCCAACCAGAAGTTCCTGGACCCGTTCTCGCCGCTGGCCGGCACCATCACGGTCGACGGCAACACGCTGGTGCGCGCCGGCGCGATGAACCCCAACTGGAACCATCCGATGGGCGCGCTGCGCGTCGACTCGTACGACAGTGCCATCAACGCCACGGTGAACATCACGAACACGACGATCACCGACAGCCCCTACAGCGCCTTCGAGTTCGTCTCCGGCGGCGGCCAGGGCTATCCGGTGCGGAACGTCAACGTGACCGGGGCGACGGTGCGGAACACCGGCACGGTCGTGGTGCAGGCGGAGGCGCAGGGAGCGGCCACGTTCAAGAACGTCACCGCCACCGGTGTCGGTTCGGCCGGGGTGTACAACTGCCCGTATCCGGCGAACTCCGGGCCCTTCACGCTCACCGACGGCGGCGGCAACTCCGGCTGGTCCGGCAGCTGGTCGGACTGCTCCAGCTGGCCCCAGCCCGGCCAGGGCAATCCGGCGCCCGATCCCAATCGCAACCTCGCCAAGGGCCGGCCGGCCACCGCGACCGGTTTCCAGGACGTCTACACGCCGGGCAAGGCGGTCGACGGTGACGCCAACTCGTACTGGGAGTCCGCCAACAACGCCTTCCCGCAGTCGTTGACGGTCGACCTGGGCTCGTCGTACGCGGTGCGCCGGCTGGTGCTGAAGCTGCCGCCGTCCTCGGCGTGGGGCGCCCGCACCCAGACCGTCACCGTGCTCGGCAGCACCGACGGCTCCGCCTACTCCACCGTGGCCGGCTCCCAGGGCTACCGCTTCGACCCGGCCACCGGCAACACCGCCACGGTGTCGCTGCCGGGGGATGCGAACCTGCGGTACCTGCGGCTGTCGGTCAGCGCCAACACGGGCTGGCCGGCGGGGCAGTTCAGCGAGGTGGAGGCGTACCTCACCCCCTGACGTCCCGCTGCGGACCGGGCGGCTCGCCGGAGCCGTCTCCAGGTGCCGGTGCCCGGGGGTGAGAGCCCGGGCACCGGCATCACCTGCGACCGGGCAGCGCAGCCTCGCGCGGCGGACGGCGCGCGCCCGGCCACGTCGGGGGAGCGCGCGTGATGAGTGAGATCTTCAAGTGCGCCCCTCACGCGCCAGGTTGGCTGAAAACGCTCGTTCCGGCCGGAATCTTTGCTTCCCCCGTCCGGGGGCTGTCAAGGGGTGCCGCTGGGGCGGGCGGGGTGGGGTGGCGTGTCGGACAGATATGGGACGTGCTTCTGGCATATCGCGCGCGTCGTTCAAAGTGGCCTACGAGCAACCCTCTCTGTCGGATAATCAGCCCAGATCAGGGCCGGAGTTCGGCCATCGCGCCCGGGCGTGTCGCGCGTCGCCGGACCGCGGAGGTGCCGCGACGTGCGACGTTCCGACCTGTGTACGGGTGAGGAATTTTTCGCGGCGCCGGTTTGTGCGCGGGGTGCCGGGGCACCCGGGCGGGCGACGATTCGGCCGCGATTCCGGGCGCGCGCACGGCCCGTCGGAGATTGCCCGATGGTGACGCAAAAACACCGGCAGAGTACTCTCCGTTCAACTTCAGGGGGTTGCTTACGCGTGACTCACCGTGAAGACTGTGGCCGAGATCCATCGAAACGAAGGTGTGACGGGGTGCGCATCATGCCATTCGTGGGGCGGCATGCTCCGCGATTGCGTATCGTCACATCGCGTTCCGAGTAGTCGGGGCCCTCGGCCCCTGCTGTCCGTATACGAACCGGGAGGGTCCCGCGCCATCACCGCGCGGGAGGTTTCGCCAAGGGGGATGGGCTATGTCGGGTTGGTGCGCCGTACGACCGGGCTTGCCGCGGGGCCGTGGCCGGCCGCGCAGCCGCCGCGTCCTGCGCCGTATGTGCTGACGGTTCCCGATCCGTCCCGGCGGCGGACCGACGGCAGCCGACCGTTCC comes from the Streptomyces sp. SUK 48 genome and includes:
- a CDS encoding discoidin domain-containing protein, which codes for MHTSTVRSVRRMPAIGAVVALAAGMLVAVAPSAHAAAAAGATLPFTSVEAESATTTGTKIGPDYTQGTLASEASGRQAVQLSSGQRVEFTVPRAANAVNVSYSVPDGQSGSLDVYVNGTKLARTLPVTSKYSYVDTGWITGSRTHHFFDDARLLLGQNVQAGDKVAFVATGTQVTVDVADFEQVAAAAAQPSGSVSVVSKGADPSGNGDSTGAFRDAIAAAQGGTVWIPPGDYKLTSSLNGVQNVTLQGAGGWYSVVHTSRFIDQSSSAGNVHIKDFAVIGEVTERVDSSPDNFVNGSLGPGSSVSGMWIQHLKCGLWLTGTNDNLVVENNRILDTTADGINLNGTAKGVRVSDNFLRNQGDDSLAMWSLYGPDTGSSFENNTISQPNLANGIAIYGGTDITVRGNLVSDTNALGSGIAISNQKFLDPFSPLAGTITVDGNTLVRAGAMNPNWNHPMGALRVDSYDSAINATVNITNTTITDSPYSAFEFVSGGGQGYPVRNVNVTGATVRNTGTVVVQAEAQGAATFKNVTATGVGSAGVYNCPYPANSGPFTLTDGGGNSGWSGSWSDCSSWPQPGQGNPAPDPNRNLAKGRPATATGFQDVYTPGKAVDGDANSYWESANNAFPQSLTVDLGSSYAVRRLVLKLPPSSAWGARTQTVTVLGSTDGSAYSTVAGSQGYRFDPATGNTATVSLPGDANLRYLRLSVSANTGWPAGQFSEVEAYLTP